The segment TCAGGTTTTTAGTTTGGGGGCGCTACGAAAAATTTCTGAAGAAGGCGTTACTTTTGCCTCACCCATTAATGGCGACAAACTCTTTATGTCGCCCGAGGTTTCAATGGAAATCCAGGCGGTACTCAATAGCGACATTGCGATGCAATTCGACGAGTGCACCCCTTATGAAACCAAGGGTCAAGCTACCAGTGAAAAAACTGCGCGCGCCTCGCTCGAAATGTCTTTACGTTGGGGGGATCGCTCATTAAAACGCTTTCGCGAACTCAATACTGGCAATGGACTCTTCGGCATTGTTCAGGGCGGCATGTTTGAAAACCTTCGCGAGTTTTCCTTGGATGCAGTGAGTCAACAAGGCTTTGATGGCATTGCCATTGGCGGCTTATCCGTTGGGGAGCCAAAGCCGGAGTTTGAGCGTATTTTGAATTTCACGGCGCCAAAATTACCTGAGCACATGCCACATTACCTCATGGGTGTAGGTACTCCGGAGGATCTCATTCTGGGAGTAAGTCTAGGAATCGACATGTTCGACTGCGTCATGCCAACTCGAAATGCGCGCAATGGTTGGCTCTTTACTCGCTTTGGTGATTTGAAACTGCGTAATTCTGGCTACAAAGATGATGACCGTCCATTGGACCCAACTTGCGCTTGCTATACCTGTCAAAATTTCACAAGGTCATACTTAAACCACCTCCAAAAAGCCAACGAAATTCTTGGCTCTCAACTGAATACCATCCATAACCTCTCTTACTACTTGCAGCTAATGACCGAGGTTAGGGAGGCCTTAAGCAAGGATCGTTTTAGCGCCTATCGCGAGGAATTCCATGCCAATCGCCAGCGGGGCGTAGAGCCAGGGCAGAATTAATCCCCTCCGGGGGCAATAAACCCCTTCAAATCACCTCCAAAGCCCCATACAGTTTAGAATTGCGGGTTACGGCTTTTTCTTAAAAGCTGAAAAATAAAGCAGTTTCCAATTGGCCATTAACGGAGGTTTGATATGTGGATTAGTAACGCTTTTGCCCAGGCTCCAGCCGCGGGCGCAGATGCAGGTGGCTTGATGAGCTTCCTCCCCTTAATCTTGATGTTCGCAGTTTTGTACTTCATCATGATTCGTCCACAAATGAAGCGTCAAAAAGAAACTAAAGCGATGCTCGAAGCGCTTGCAGTAGGCGATGAAGTGGTTACTGTTGGCGGCATTATGGGCAAAGTAACCGCATTGAAAGATCAAGTGGTTACTGTTGAAATTTCTGCTGGGACAGAAGTGCAATTGCAAAAAGGCGCTATCACCACTGTATTGCCAAAAGGCACATTGAAGTCCGCTTAATTTTTTATTAAAAGTATCTCGACATGAATCGCTATCCTCTCTGGAAATATTTAGTCATTGCCATTGCTTTACTAATTGGCGGACTGTATTCCTTACCCAATTTCTATGGAGAGGCTCCAGCGGTTCAAGTCTCATCTGCTAAACCAACCATTAAAGTTAATTTAGCAACGCAATCTCGTGTTGAGAAAATTCTGGCTGATGCCAGCATTGACAACACTGGAGTATTTTTTGAGGCAGCCGGCAATGTTGGCTCTATCAAAATTCGCTTTAACAATACCGACATTCAGTTACGCGCTCGCGATCTCTTGCAGCAAAAACTGAACACCGATCAAAATGATCCTAACTACACTGTAGCCCTTAATCTACTATCCAATACGCCTGGCTGGCTCAATGCAATTAATGCCCTGCCAATGCCATTAGGCCTAGATTTACGCGGTGGCGTCTACTTCCTTTTGCAAGTAGACATGAAGGGTGCAGTACAGAAGAAAGTAACCTCATTGGCTACAGATATTCGCAGCCAATTGCGTGATAAAAATATTCGCCATCAAGGTATTGATCGTGGAACAGATTCAATCGCAATCAATTTTGGTAGTAGCGATGAAGCTGAAACTGCGCGCTCACTTCTCAATACTTCCCAACCTGATCTCACTTGGTTGGTTAAAGCAAATAGTAGCACTTCAAAACTATTGGGTGAATTCAAACCAAAAGCATTGAAAGACATTCAGGACAATGCGGTAAAACAAAACATCATCACCCTGAATAAGCGTGTAAATGAATTAGCAGTTAAAGAACCAGTAATCCAACAGCAAGGCGCTGAGCGCATTGTGGTTCAACTTCCAGGCGTGCAAGACACTGCGCGTGCCAAAGACATCATTGGTCGCACTGCAACCTTGGAATCACGCCTAGCGGATCCATTGGTATCCACCATTGGGGTTGGCGAAACACCACCTCCCAGTATGGATACTTTCCGCTTTGGTGAAAACCGTTTAGGCGTATTTAAAAAATCAGTCATTTTTAGCGGTGATCGCATTACCGATGCAAGTGCTGGCTTTGATCAAAACCAACGACCTGCAGTAAACATTTCTTTGGATGCCGCTGGTGGTCGTGTCATGCAAGAAGTAACCCGCGAAAATATTGGTAAGCCAATGGGCATGATTTTGTTTGAAAAAGGTAAGGGCGAAGTTCTCACGATTGCCACGATTCAAGGCGAATTCGGCTCTAAGTTTCAGATTACCGGTCAACCAACTACCGAGAGCGCCAATGACTTAGCCCTCTTATTGCGTGCCGGATCCCTTGCGGCACCAATGGAAATTATTGAAGAGCGCACGATTGGACCTAGCTTGGGCGCAGAAAATATTGAAAAAGGGTTTAAATCTCTATTAATTGGCTTTTCTGCAATTGCGATTTTCATGATGGCTTACTACATGCTATTTGGAACTTTCTCCGTTGTAGCTCTAGCGGTTAACCTGCTCTTATTAATTTCAGTGTTGTCCATGTTGCAGGCAACACTCACCCTTCCAGGCATTGCCGCTATGGCTTTAGCACTTGGTATGGCGATTGACTCCAATGTTTTGATTAATGAACGTATTCGCGAAGAGCTACGCAATGGCTCCTCACCTCAAACTGCGATTGCAATTGGTTTCGATAAAGCTTGGGCAACCATCTTGGACTCTAACGTCACCACCTTAATCGCCGGCCTTGCTCTGTTAGCTTTTGGATCTGGTCCGATTAAAGGCTTTGCCGTTGTGCACTGTCTTGGTATTTTGACTTCGATGTTCTCTGCAGTCTTCTTCTCACGTGGTCTGGTTAATCTCTGGTACGGCAGACATAAGAAAATTCAGAAGCTCGCTATTGGCCAAGTTTGGCGCCCACAGGAGAAATAAGCCATGGAATTTTTTCGCATAAAAAAAGATATTCCATTCATGCGCCATGCATTGGTGCTCAATGCGATTTCTTTAATTACTTTTTTAGCGGCAGTTTTTTTCCTGTGGCATAACGGCCTACACCTCTCGATTGAATTTACTGGCGGTACCGTCATGGAGGTTACGTACCCCCAGACTGCCCCACTTGACTCCATTCGCGCCAAAGTAGAAAAGCTTGGCTATGCGGATACACAAATTCAGAACTTTGGTAGCTCACGCGATGTAATGATTCGCCTGCCTTTGCAAAAAGACGCTGAAGGTAAGCTCATTTCTTCTGCGGATCAAAGCAATGCAGTAATGCAAGCGCTTGATCCTGCTAGCTCAGGCGTCAAGCTACAGCG is part of the Polynucleobacter tropicus genome and harbors:
- the tgt gene encoding tRNA guanosine(34) transglycosylase Tgt gives rise to the protein MTKPVNFSILAKDSESPARLGQLDLPHGSVQTPIFMPVGTYGTVKAMTPRDLNEAKAQIILGNTFHLWLRPGLDVIKKHGGLHRFMGWDKPILTDSGGFQVFSLGALRKISEEGVTFASPINGDKLFMSPEVSMEIQAVLNSDIAMQFDECTPYETKGQATSEKTARASLEMSLRWGDRSLKRFRELNTGNGLFGIVQGGMFENLREFSLDAVSQQGFDGIAIGGLSVGEPKPEFERILNFTAPKLPEHMPHYLMGVGTPEDLILGVSLGIDMFDCVMPTRNARNGWLFTRFGDLKLRNSGYKDDDRPLDPTCACYTCQNFTRSYLNHLQKANEILGSQLNTIHNLSYYLQLMTEVREALSKDRFSAYREEFHANRQRGVEPGQN
- the yajC gene encoding preprotein translocase subunit YajC — its product is MWISNAFAQAPAAGADAGGLMSFLPLILMFAVLYFIMIRPQMKRQKETKAMLEALAVGDEVVTVGGIMGKVTALKDQVVTVEISAGTEVQLQKGAITTVLPKGTLKSA
- the secD gene encoding protein translocase subunit SecD; amino-acid sequence: MNRYPLWKYLVIAIALLIGGLYSLPNFYGEAPAVQVSSAKPTIKVNLATQSRVEKILADASIDNTGVFFEAAGNVGSIKIRFNNTDIQLRARDLLQQKLNTDQNDPNYTVALNLLSNTPGWLNAINALPMPLGLDLRGGVYFLLQVDMKGAVQKKVTSLATDIRSQLRDKNIRHQGIDRGTDSIAINFGSSDEAETARSLLNTSQPDLTWLVKANSSTSKLLGEFKPKALKDIQDNAVKQNIITLNKRVNELAVKEPVIQQQGAERIVVQLPGVQDTARAKDIIGRTATLESRLADPLVSTIGVGETPPPSMDTFRFGENRLGVFKKSVIFSGDRITDASAGFDQNQRPAVNISLDAAGGRVMQEVTRENIGKPMGMILFEKGKGEVLTIATIQGEFGSKFQITGQPTTESANDLALLLRAGSLAAPMEIIEERTIGPSLGAENIEKGFKSLLIGFSAIAIFMMAYYMLFGTFSVVALAVNLLLLISVLSMLQATLTLPGIAAMALALGMAIDSNVLINERIREELRNGSSPQTAIAIGFDKAWATILDSNVTTLIAGLALLAFGSGPIKGFAVVHCLGILTSMFSAVFFSRGLVNLWYGRHKKIQKLAIGQVWRPQEK